A segment of the Nasonia vitripennis strain AsymCx chromosome 2, Nvit_psr_1.1, whole genome shotgun sequence genome:
gaagaagaagcagaagaagaagcagaagaaataAAGGCGCGAGGATCTTGGTCAAGAGCTTTATTGTCATCAGATAACAACGCTGGCGAGACAAGTGAGCAGCCTCGTGGCGCAGTAGGCGAGCAGGAGGAAGAAGAGGGCGACGGTGACTCGGTGGAGGAGATGCATGCGGTGGTAGCGTCTGACGGCCTCGCGGACGTTGTCCGTCGGCTCCTTGAGCACGTAGACGCGGAAGCTGCGCATGTAGCGCACCGTGAAGTCGAACCAGTCAAAGTCTCGCATGTCGTAGGGGAAGATCTGCCGGTCGCGCGGGCTCAGCCGGTCCAGCACCTTCCGCATCTCCGGCACGTGGATCTTCCAGTCGCCGTTGAGGAAGTAGTAGATCTTGCTCATGTTCGAGGTCGCCAGCCAGAAGAGCTTGAGGGCCCTGCGGAGCGGTCGGCGCACGCCGGATTACCATAGCACCTACCTAGACGGATTAGACGAGACGGATTGCGCTGGGGCAACGTACCTGGGCTTCTGGCCTATGCAGAGGAGAGCCAAGTCGGCGAGGCAGGCGGGAATGAAGTGCAGCAGGAAGTGCAGCAGGAGGAAGAGCCACTTTCTGTCGACGAAGATGACGAAGGGGTGCCAGAGGGTGTTCATGGAGCCGAGGTGCGGGGCCTCCTCCAGGAGGTTCGCGAATATGACGTCCAGGTAGGTGGGCCTGACCGTGCTGCTGCCGTAGTTGTAGACGACGGCCCGGCCCTCCTCTCGCCTGCGCGCGCAAACGCGAAAATTAGGGACTGATATGAGAATCGAGCTCTGGGGATACCGACCAGCGGTTGGGGCAGTCGTAGACGGCCGCCAGGAGGGCGTTTATGCTGTAGTCCACGGGCACGAGGTCGAACGGCTTGTTCTCGTAGTAGGTCGTGTGGATGGCGCCGACGGCGCTCCCGAAGAAGCCGTAGGCCGGGCCGTTGTTGTTGCCGATCCAGCCGGGCAGCGGCTCGCTGTAGGCCGCGGAAACTGAAAAGCCGTATCGGCCGTGCGAGAAATAACATAACAAGAGCGAAGAAGCGCCGACGCGGACTCACCGACCGACGGCCTGTAGACGCAGGCGGGCAGGTTGCACCGCTCGCTGTACTGCCTGACCAGCTCCTCCGCCATCGACTTGGAGAAGGTGTAGATGTTGGGCCACTTGCCGAGCAGCATCTTGATCGCGTCATCGCTGAGGCCCCCGACGGCCGCCTCGTCCGAGGCGATCATGTCCTGCACGATCTGCAGGTCGCCCGGCGGCTCGTAGAACTTCTCCTCGATGTGCTGCTGGTAGCAGTGCGAGTAGGCCGTCGAGACGTAGGCGAAGCAGAGCAGCCGCCTGCACTCGCTGGCCAGCTCGAGCATCTGCCTCGTCGCCAGCACGTTGATCTTCAGGGCGACGCTGACGACCTCGTCGAACTTGACCGTCGCCCCGCCGTGCACGATCACGTCAACCTGCTCGATCAGCTCGCGCCGGTCCTCCGCGGAGATGCCCAGCCGGTCCTCCTGCAGGTCGCCCCTCACCGTCACGACCTTCTCCTCGAAGCGCGGCTGCTCGCTCCTGACCCTGTCGAAGatctagaatttaattaattagtCAGTTCTTGGCGGTGGCTACTTGCTCGCTTGCGTAAGAGCGCTCGAGAAATTTCAGGGGAGAGGCCCCGCATGCCCGCGTGACAAACAAGAAAAATCCGCCCGATTTGCATGCATAGTTTTCCATTTCTTTAACGCGCGCTCATCTATTCTTATTCCGGCGATTCGACGCCGCTAATTCGTGCGTGCCGATCGATAcgttttcttttcctttgcCCGGCCCAAGCGAGAGGAtacaattatattaaattcCAAATCAGATGAGCGAAAACGcgtttttccttattttcctCGTGCCCGCGCGCGGGCCACGTCATTATTCAAATGACGCATTGTTCGCGAGCTGCTAACCAGATTCGGAATACAGAATGTCTTCCCATCACTCGCGATAACTCATGATTTTTCAGTGCATCGAACCGCTGCACCTGTCGATCGGCGCCgatgaaattcgaaaaagcCCTTTCAATCGCGATATCTTCAAGCTACTCACGTAATTGCCAAAGTATCTCCGCATCTTGTCCTCGAGCGGGACGCCCTTCTTCGGTCTGACCAGGACGTACAGCCTCTTGAGATCCGGGCAGTCCCTGAGAATCTTCTCGACGAAGCACTTGCCCATGAAGCCGGTCGCTCCAGTCACGAAGACGCTCTTGCCGGCAAAGTAGTCCTGTATCTTGCTGCTGCCGACAACCGGAGCCGGCAGGCACTCCAGGTCGTCGCGCATCTTCTCGTAGTGCTGGTCCATGGCTTGTCGGTATATATCACAGCAACGAAAAAATCGGCTCGAGATATGCCAACAGTCGTCCGCCGCTGTTGTCCTGGCGAGCTACGAAGCGCTAATGCCGCGCGTTCCACACACCTGCAGCAGCTGATGCCCAGCCGAACTAATCTAAGCTGCACCGACGACGACTCGAGGCACATGCGACACTGAGAAGGCTATCTGGCGGGCCTCGCGTGATTATTTATAAGAGTGCTTGCCACTTTGGTGCCACTCCTCCACCACCCCCTCCCTCGCTTGCTCTTGTATGCTCGCTAGTCCGGCTATTTGCATAGCGCTTGCCGCATTGTATTCGTGAATGATAATGCGCGGTCGGGGCACCTGTCGCTTCTCTGTCACGCTGCTTCGTCATTTGACATTCCGAGATTCGCGCGCGGACGCCTTGTGACCGTAATATttgagcagcgcgcgcgcgcgcgcgtactcTTCCTCCTTACTTACCTTTGAGGGTTAAGAAAGAGTTAACCTACAGCGCGCGAGCACGAGCTCTGCTTATAGCATATTCAGATGCTCCGATAGTTCTCCGCAATACTTGGGCTactctccgagagagagagagagagagagagagagagtgaccAATCGCGATGGTAGGTATGTAGATAAGCGAAGAGTCGCGCAGCTGAGCCCCTCCCCCGGAGCGCGCACCCACCCGAGTCTCGCATAATTTGGGCGCATGGCCTTCGACGATGTTCAGATCAGTCACAGAATTGTCAACTGCCAATTGTTCGTTAATTTCcacattttttccaaatcaCTGCATCTGGGGGAGCGCAAGAAAAGCATTATCTAGGAATTATGATAGTTTCCATTTATTACGTTGCATTATCGTTTATTTACAGCTCAGTCTGTAATATGCAAAACGATTATTCATTACAAACAATATGCATGGCTTCGATTTCGTGACGGCGATAGATATGCACGCGAGGAAAACATGTTCTTACATTCGTCGTTTAGCAATATTTGATTCTCATCAGTTATAAACAGCGTCGTACAACTTGGTTACAAAGCAATAGAGGGCCAGAAGGAGCAAGGCCGTTATGGTATATTGAACGGTCAAAATGAGCCTGTATCTTTTGAGAGCATTGACGGGGTCGAAGGGTTCTTTTAGCAAGTATAACTTGAGTCCTCTCCACATGGTCAGCATGTAACGTTCCCAGTCATGAGCGCGTATGTCACAAAAAAATATCTCCTTGTCAACTGGGTTCATTTTCTCGATTACCTTCAGGGTCCTGGGCATGTGGATTCTCCAATTGCCGTTTCCGAAGTAGTCGACTTTGTCCATGTTTCTCGTTGCTTTCCAAAATATCGACAACAATCTGCCGAAAACGAAAGAAAATTGCAACTTAAAGATCAGACGGGTCGGAAGAATGgggaaaaataattcatatcACGTACACGGCTTTCCTGCCTGTGGCCAGAAGAGCGAGGTCTCCCATACACGCCGGAATGAAGTGAAGGGTCCAGTGCAGGAACCAAAAGTACCACTCGTGACTCGTGAAAATTATAAAGTCCTTGCTCACGGCGTTTCTAGACCTTTCCGAGTCGCGCTCGTACTTTGTGAAGTAGTACATGTCCCTCAACGAGACTGGATTAGTAGTGCTGCTACCGTAGTTGTATATGACTGCCTTGTCCTCGGCTTTCCTGCGAAACAATTATAATCGTTCTCATACACGCACTATGAGGTATATAAATATCAAAAGCGCCTTACCATCGCTCGTTCAGATCCCAAGTGATCGCAATCAAAGCGTTTATGGTATAGTCCACTGGAATATAATCCATCGGGTAGCAATGATGATAAGACGCGTGAAACGCTCCAAGTCCACAGCCAAGCACGATGACGACGGGGCCGTTCCAATTTCCACACCAGCCAACCAACGGTTCCTTGGCCGAAGATACAACTGCAAACCAACTCCACGCATTTagtttcacacacacacagatttTGCGTATATCTTTCCGGTAGCTCACCTATGGCTGGTCTGTAGATTCCTACGGCAAATCTCGATGTCTTAGAACATCGGTACACTAGATCCTCGGACATGGCTTTTGTAAATGTGTAGATGTTGGGATGATCTCCTATCAACATTTTCAGTGCAGGGCCAGATAATCCTTGCTCGATTTCGAAATCAGCTTTTATCATGTCGTCAACGAGTTTCATATCTCCCGGGGGTGGATAAAATTCCTCCTCGATGCGTTTTTTGTAACAGTGCGAGTACGCCGTTGACACgtacataaatatttcaaggTTTTCACAATCCTCGGCCAAATCCAGCATTTGCTTTGTTCCCAGAACATTCGTCCTTAGAGACACGTTAACTTTTATGTCGAATTTCACATTGGCGGCATTGTGAAATATTATGTTTGTTTCATTCACTATGATGCTCCGATCCTCATCTGACAAGCCTAAGCGAGCTTCAAAGAGGTCACCCTTGATAGCTGTTACCTTCTCTTCAAAGTTTGGATGCTCCTTTCTCATAAGATCGAAAATCTGGAATAACAGAGTTTTGCAATTAtcgctttttttctattaaaaagaGGCCATGCCATACAGTTGGAAAAAAAGTGAACCCGGAGGGACACCGGCACTCGTGTGCAGAATGAGAAACGCTCAATTATGGCGCCGATACAGCATATCATACATTGGCACCAGTTCTTGTGCTCGCAGCGCGCTCTCTCGGCGAAAGCATGCGCGCGCATACTGTCACAGAGGCTTATTACatacgttttaattttattcaaaggTCTATCACTGATATACGATATCCAATTCCAAATAGttaaattataacaaatataataagccacaACTCGAACTCTGATGCCACACGCCTAACGGAAAAATGCCTCTGTGACACTATGCGCGCGCATGCTTCTAACGGAGCGCGCTAGAACTGGTGCCAAAACAGCACCTGGTCTCTGCTGCATCCTCATTCTGTCCCTCCTGCAGGCTCACTTTTTTCTGTGTACAGGAAACGGGGAATAAATGCGATATTTTACGAAAACACTAAGTAACTCACGACTTACCTgattcttgaaatatttctttaaCCGCTGATCTACTGGTAGCTTATCCTTTGTTCCTTCTCTCATCATAATATACATGTGCTTGATGCCTGGACAGCTTCGAAGTAATTTTTCAACCAAACACTTGCCCATAAAACCGGTTGCTCCCGTAACGAGTAACGTTTTATCCGTATAAAACTTTTGGATTTCACTATCCATATGCGGCAGTTCGTACTCGAGATCATCGTTCATTCGCTCGTAAATTTCATCTAAGGAAGTCATATTAGTATGGCCAAAATTTCAACTCAAAAACGCCACTCTTACTTGCTGCACAGTTAACGGCACGACGCTTGCGCATCTAAAGAAGAACTACTTTGATACTCTTTGTATTTATACGATATACGTAGGTAAGCATGCTAATCCGTGAATAAGCAGTTTATATTTCCCATGCATTAAAAATGACTGCTGCACGTCAGTGAATTGAAATGATTCACGAAGCAACAGGTTACACAAACTGTTTACATTCAAGAGTCGAAGTTGCCATGATTTTTGTCCCGATTTTTCAGTTCTTTACAATGCGCACACCGTAATCTATACCCTTGATTTCGATGTCAATACTTTTCTTGCGCATTATGAAATTGGTTattgaaaatgttgaatttaCATAAGGGTACATAAAACTATAGAAGGGAGCGAATAAAGCGAAAATATAAGTATACAGTAACAGGAACTGACTTCCTTATTCAAAAAGGATTGACGAAACCTGCGTCATCCAGCGGTAGAAACATTCAAAACGTTTTGAGGTTTGAACTAAAAGAGAGAAACTACTTAACCCTGCTAAGCACTTGATCCGACGGCTGAATTGAATTATCATTCTCTACGAATAAAACTACGATGGATTTCGATTATTTCAGTCAGAGACATCCTATACAAGCAGAGCTTTATTGTATTCAAGAATCTGAGAGTCACTTTTTAGCCTGAAATTTCGTTCTCGGTCCACCTTGTCACATCGCCATGCCGTAAAATTAGGTTTATTACATACTTACCAAAGGCTGACATTTTGGCCGAAAATCTAGGAGCCTTGCGCTATAGGTGAGTTATTGTTAAGATTGAATTGGTCCAGCACTCGATTCTGAGATATATTACACGTTTTTACACTTCTATTCGACAGATGATGCAGGGATAGATTCTATTTCCGTAAAATCGAACGGCTGCTTTTCAAGATCTTAAGAATTTTAAGAGCAGGTTCtgttaaattaatattttttcttatatgaAATGTCGGCttgatgtatgtgtgtatattaaATTCATAACGCGATTGTTGTATGCTCTTATATAAAACCTTATAATTATTTGGATGGAACTCTTTAATCATTCAGATTTAAAAGTCAAAGCAATAAGTATCAAAACATTTTATATATGTAGAcgttaataaatttattaacagcTTCACAACGTCCACTGATCATTTGTTAAAGATGAGAGGATGATTATTGA
Coding sequences within it:
- the LOC100117218 gene encoding fatty acyl-CoA reductase wat isoform X1 produces the protein MDQHYEKMRDDLECLPAPVVGSSKIQDYFAGKSVFVTGATGFMGKCFVEKILRDCPDLKRLYVLVRPKKGVPLEDKMRRYFGNYIFDRVRSEQPRFEEKVVTVRGDLQEDRLGISAEDRRELIEQVDVIVHGGATVKFDEVVSVALKINVLATRQMLELASECRRLLCFAYVSTAYSHCYQQHIEEKFYEPPGDLQIVQDMIASDEAAVGGLSDDAIKMLLGKWPNIYTFSKSMAEELVRQYSERCNLPACVYRPSVVSAAYSEPLPGWIGNNNGPAYGFFGSAVGAIHTTYYENKPFDLVPVDYSINALLAAVYDCPNRWREEGRAVVYNYGSSTVRPTYLDVIFANLLEEAPHLGSMNTLWHPFVIFVDRKWLFLLLHFLLHFIPACLADLALLCIGQKPRALKLFWLATSNMSKIYYFLNGDWKIHVPEMRKVLDRLSPRDRQIFPYDMRDFDWFDFTVRYMRSFRVYVLKEPTDNVREAVRRYHRMHLLHRVTVALFFLLLAYCATRLLTCLASVVI
- the LOC100117180 gene encoding fatty acyl-CoA reductase 1, with amino-acid sequence MTSLDEIYERMNDDLEYELPHMDSEIQKFYTDKTLLVTGATGFMGKCLVEKLLRSCPGIKHMYIMMREGTKDKLPVDQRLKKYFKNQIFDLMRKEHPNFEEKVTAIKGDLFEARLGLSDEDRSIIVNETNIIFHNAANVKFDIKVNVSLRTNVLGTKQMLDLAEDCENLEIFMYVSTAYSHCYKKRIEEEFYPPPGDMKLVDDMIKADFEIEQGLSGPALKMLIGDHPNIYTFTKAMSEDLVYRCSKTSRFAVGIYRPAIVVSSAKEPLVGWCGNWNGPVVIVLGCGLGAFHASYHHCYPMDYIPVDYTINALIAITWDLNERWKAEDKAVIYNYGSSTTNPVSLRDMYYFTKYERDSERSRNAVSKDFIIFTSHEWYFWFLHWTLHFIPACMGDLALLATGRKAVLLSIFWKATRNMDKVDYFGNGNWRIHMPRTLKVIEKMNPVDKEIFFCDIRAHDWERYMLTMWRGLKLYLLKEPFDPVNALKRYRLILTVQYTITALLLLALYCFVTKLYDAVYN